Below is a genomic region from Balaenoptera ricei isolate mBalRic1 chromosome 3, mBalRic1.hap2, whole genome shotgun sequence.
GGGTCCTTGAGTAGGGTGGGGATAGGCTTGGGGCAAAGGGTGCATCCTCGTGTCCCTCACGACCCTGTGCTTACAGCACCAGGGAAACCAGGCGTTCCCCAGTGAGCAGCCCAACCAGGACCCCCAGCACCCAGAGGCCAAGACCGCACAGCCCTCCAGTCTCCAGGGGCCAGACTTCGAAGACATCATGGCCACGAGGTCATCCGACTGGCTCCAGCAGACCCCCGGAGTGGACGACGACGCAGGCCACCAGCTAGACATGCGGCCGTCCTGGGACTCGGAGCCCCGGTTTTGGCAGGATGTTCTGACAGAGCAGCTCTGGCAGATTTTTGCTGGGACCCAGGACCAGGGGGAGCGCCCGAGACGCAGGAGTGAGTCTCCCTGAGGGTGAGGGGAAGTGGGCAATCAGGCCGCGTGGAGGGGCAGCACCGGTTGAACTGGCTTCTCCCCCTCATCCCCTTCTGTCGTCATAGCGACAGAGCAGGCGCCAGGCCAGGTAAGTAACTGGAATCCTGGGTACCCGGAAGGGTGGGCTTTGTCCTGGCTGGGCCCCCTGGCTTTGACCTCTGGATGCCTGTGGGATTGGCATGcctcccccaccctcagcccTTGGGTACCCTCAGAGGACCTGAGCCTGTCTGCAGCTCCGCCTGGACGGGACTTCAGGCAGCTGGAGCGTCCTGTCCACACTGCCTGGGCCCGCCTACCGTGTTCCAGTTCTCAGACCGACCCTGGGCAGGTCCTTTGGTCTGAACTGATCTCCCCAATTCCCGTGGGCAGGAAAGCCAGGAGCCAGCACCACGACACTTGGGAGTGAAACTGCTCCCCAAGGACACTTTGGGTAATCCTGGTGGGAGGAGGGCAGCCCGCccgggttgggggggtggggaggggagccatGCCTGCCACTGATCCACTCTTGTCTCTGCCCAGTTCTCAGCCCAGCTAcgccctcccccagctcctctgAGGGCTCCCGAAAGGGAAGCACAGGACTGGGCACTGTAGGAGAGGGGGTGTTCTCCCGCGTGGCCCAGGTGAGACCCCTGCACCCCACACAAAGGCTGGGGGGGGGCTGGGGCGGGAGGAGGATGTGGCTCAGCTGTGACCTCGTCCACCCGCAGGAGCTTGCCGTAAAATCCTATCAATTTCTGAAGCCCATGTAAGTATGTCCCAACCTTGTGGTCTGAGGCTAAGGGAGCCCAGATGTGGGggtgagaaggcttcctggaggaagggacaTAAGGGTTAggaccttgaaggatgagtaggagtttgctgGGATAGGGCAAAACATGTCAGGCAGAAGGGAGCAGTGTTTGGTCGCAGGAGAAGGAGACTACTTGGAGGGGTGTGGGTAGAACCTGGGGGGATATAGAGTGCCGTGGAGAAATGAGGCCTGAGAGAACcccaaatctgaaaaagaacgaAGCCCCTCTGGGGCTTGATAGGTGCCCTGATCTGGGCAGAGAGGCTCACAGGCAGGCTAGTGACCCTGAGGCCTCCTCTCCCAAGATGCTGGGACCCTGAGGACTTTGAAAACACGTGGAATGGGCCTGATGCCTTGCCCTGGCAGTCCAAGAAGCTGGCCGTGCCACACAGAGTGGAGAAGATGCGGAGGCTAGAACATGGGGAACCCGTGCTGGCCACGGCCGTCAGCAGCTTCACGCGGCACGCCTTCACCTGCGGCAGGGGTGGCGTCAAGGTGTGGAGCCTGGTCGGCCAGGTGGTGGAGGCCAAGTTTCCCGAGAGCTACCTGCGCGTACAGGTGAGGGTAGGGCTGGCTCTGGGGCGGGGCTTGTGGGAGCAGGGGGAGCCCCCCCACCCTGCAGGGGAAGAAGCTCACCCCAGGCTCTGCCCACCCCAGACCCAGGGGGCCTACCTGCGCACCTGCTTGCTGTTCTCAAACAGCACGGCCCTGCTGACGGGCGGCCACAACCTGACCAGCGTGAGCCTGTGGGACCTGACGGCACCTTCCCTGTACGTGAGAGTGGAGCTGCCCTGTGCAGGCCTCACCTGCCAGGCCCTGGCCGCCAGCCCTGAGGACAACCTGGCCTTTGCCGGCTTCACCAATGGCAGCGTCAGGATCTGGGACCTGCGGAACCAGAGCGTGGTCAGGTGTGGCCCAGGGGTGGGCGGGGTCACCCTGAGAGCCCCTTCCCACCTGGACCCCTGAGTAGGGACCCAGCAGTCTCAAGGCCAAAGCCCCTTTCCTTAAGGAACTCTTGCATTTGAGAGTTGAAGACCCAGGTTCAAACCTTGGCTGGGTCCTTGAAGCCCAGTTGTGGTACTTTTTGccttcctcagtttccccatctgtcaccCGGGTGTGATTGGACGAGGGGTGTCCTCGGGGGCCCAAAGCTTAGAGTTTCAGCCCCGACCTCCCTTCCGATGCCTCTCCTGGCCAGGGACCTGCCGGGTCACCTGAACGGTGCCAAGAGCATCGCTGTCAAAGACCAGCACATCTGGACGGGGGGTCTGGACGCCTGCCTGCGGTGCTGGGACCTGAGGACCACTGGGGAGCCCCAGGAATACCAGTTCGAGTCTCAGGTGTGCAGCTGGGATGGGGCCTGCTTGGCCAGGTAGCAGCTGGGCTGTGGACTGAAGGAGGTGGACGCTGGCGGGAAGGGCAGGGGTTAGTGGTACCTCAAGTCTCAGTGGTGCTCTGAAGAGAGGGGTCCTTAGCTACATCCTCCCCAGTTGCCCAGATAACACTGGATGCTTTCGTACTCTGTATCAGGGGTTCCTATTTTCATTGAGTCTCTGTGATAATCCCATGAAGTAGAGAGGACcacacccattttgcagatgagccaGCCAAGGCCGGATATGTGAAGTTGCTTTTTGGGGGTCTCACAACCAGGAAGCGGGCAGGCAGTCGGCCCCCGGGATGGGTCCCTGTGCTCCTGCCACCTCTCGGGCCCCGCTGGGACCTGGACAGTGTTTCCCTGCTGCCTTCTCCCCAGATAATGAgcctgtcccccagcccctgggaggaCTGGGTGCTGGTGGGCACAGCCAACGGCCAGCAGTGGCTGCAGCCCAGCCTCGGGGGCCAGAAGCACATGGTGGGGTGTAAGGACGGCACCATCCTCGGTCTCAAGTTCTCCCCGCTGGGTGAGTGGCCAGGATCGCGGCGGGGCGTCCGCCGTGGTCCCCAGCCTCCCACAGGGCCCTGCCTCACTAAGACTGACTCCACCTAGCCCTCTCTGACCCTTCCTGACCCCCCCAAGCCCTTCATCAGCAGGAACCGCCCTGAGTGATGCTCTCCACAGGGGTgtgagggaggtggggggctcCCTGTTTCCCAGATCCCCAGGGGTCCAGCCCTCAGCTGCCAGCTTTCCCCATGACCGGGCCCCCCTCTGCCTTCTCCCAGGCCAGTGGTGGGTGAGCGTGGGGACGGACAACCTGGTCAGCGTCTTCAGCATGCCCATGGGGACCACGGTGGTCCAGGTAcgggggtggggcaggtgggcGGCATTCATTGGGCTGAGCCCAGGGGTCCAAATgcagagaccccccccccacacccaggGACCACGTTTGAATCGATGGGCAGATGTTAAGGGCAAGGATGGGTGAACCCCCTCGCCCTGCTCCCCGACTCTCCCAGGTACCCGAGACGTCCTCCATCATGTGCTGCGACGTGTCCCCCAGCAACCACCTGATCGTCACGGGGTCCAGGGACCACGCCTCAGTGTACCAGATCACGTACTGAAGGCTCGCCAGCGTGAGTGGGGCGAGCACAGCTGGACCTATGATCTTTGTCACGTGTAATAAAAGCATTTGGAAAAAGCACGGATACAGTGCTGCATCCTGTCTCCTGGCCGTCTCGTGGAGATTTGGAAGGACTTTGTCCAGCCTGGGTCTCTGAGCCTTTTGAGTCCACATTCCCTGAGAATCGGATCAGAGCCACTGACCCCTGCCGTCGGGGGAACTGGACGTagagcccttctttttttttttttttcttttttgtttttggccacgccacgcagcacgtgggatcttagttccccaacctgggatggaacccgggccacggcagtgaaagcatgaagtcctaaccactggaccgccagggaattgccTGGAGCCCTTCCTTCTGCTCCACTGAGCTCATCTGATCTCATGGAGAGATGtttcccagccctgcctgcacAGTCCCAGGGATGGGGTCCTTGGTCCTTCCCAAGTTACCTGTGTCCCGTTAGATCAGTGCTTCTCACCTGGGGGGCTGAGTCTAAcccccaggggacactgggcCATGTCTGGGGACAAATGTGGTTTGTCACGACTGGGAGTGCTCCTGGCCTTGAGGGGTTGGGGGCCAGGGACGCTGCCTAGCACCCCACAATGCCTGGGACGGCCCCACAACCAAGAATTATGCAGCCAATGTCAGCTGTGCCGAGGGGGAGAGACTAGTTTACGGGGTGGCTCTTGCTGGCCAGCACTTTTCCACCGTCTCAGTGGGGCTCTGAAATCACCATTTGCTCACCCCGTCCTTCTGGGATGAGCAGTATCCCAGGTGGCGTCAACGGGTCTGGTCTGCCTAGCTGGAGAATTATCCTATCTATCTCCATCCCATGCCTTCAGAAAGCCCCTGGGCATGACTGTTTCCAGCAGCGACCCTGCCACCCTGCCATCTCCCTCCAGAAGTTTCCCAGCAGCAGCCCTGCTTTGCCCCCCAGCCCCCTCTAACCCATGGTCCTCGTGGCAGCCCCCGTGAACTTGCAGAACCCAGCTCTGATGGCTTCACCACCCCCACCGGCCTCTCCCAAAATCTGGCTCACATTTCCATGGGCTTTCTCTGCTTAAGCCTGATCCGGAGCTGAGAAGGAaaccccacccccctcctctccTGACTTCCACAACGGCCAAGCTCTTTACCTCTGAGCCttcgcacatgctgttccctctgttcccagCACATCCTTCCATCACTCTTCCAAATGGCTGTTTCTTCTCCTTCAGCTCTTCTCTTTgctgtcacctcctctgggactGTGACCCCCACTCAGCACCTGACCGTGGGCTGGGCATTGTGTGCCAGGCTCTTAGGAATTATCACTGAGTCACAAAGGAAACATGACTGCACCCCAAATACCTTCGTGCTCCACCATATTCCCTAACGCTTTGTAGATGGGCAGAGTCTTGGGGTGAGTCTGTCCCACGGGCTGGAAGTAGAGCAGATAGGTGAAGCTTTGGGGCCAAGGATGTAAAAGCATCCCCCCTGCTACGTTGGCCTCAAAAGCTACACATTGAGGTGGTAAAACCTCCACCTGGAGCCCTGAGTGTCTGCTTGGAGTCGAGCCCCACCTGCTACAGGGGCATGGgtgagaaataaacatctatTGTTTCAACCAACTGAGATCTGGGGGCTGTTTGTTACATGGCACAATGGAAGCCACACGGCCCAAGACAACACCCATTTCTTGTGGTCGACCCCTCAGCATTTCATGCGGAATGAATTCCTTCAGTGTCCAGGTGAGGAAAAAGAGGCtgacacagctagcaagtggcctTCCCTCCGGAACAGTGCCCGGAAAGAGCAAAGGTTCCTGGCTCCTCGGCCCAAGACAGAAAGGCAGTTgtgataaatacatttatttatttccccaAAGTCCCCCTGCACATCTGGTCCCACATCCAGCAGGGGAGGACGTAAGGGGGTCAGCCAGAGAGCAGATGAGACTTAGTGCTCAGAGTAGGACTGGAGAGGGGGTCCTGGTTGCCCCTCCCTCAGGAGTTGGGCCAGGGGTGCAGGAAGAGTGGTGTCTCAGTAGACCACCTCGTACACGGTGGCCTTCTTGTCCCCAGAGCCTGTCACGATGTACTTGTTATTCCCAGAGATGTCACAGCTCAGCACGGAGGATGACTCCTTGGACTGTcgacagggaggggaagggggagagagaagggagagtgaGGCACGGCCAAGGCCAGCACGGTCTGGTTCGTGCTCCTGACCACCTGCAAGTTCAGAGCAAAGAGGCAAGGAGACTGCCCGCAAGGGTGAGTCTGTGGTCCAGGCTGGGCCCAAGACAGGACTCACGGGAGCCCAGCGTGGGGAGCCTAGCagcggggagggaaggagggtgaCACATTTTCCAGAGAAAGGTCCTTTGGAGCTGAGCATCTGGACAGGTGACAATGCTCCTGGGAAGAGCGAGACCTCGGTTCTCTGGAACAGGAGAACTGCCCTTTCctgggaagctcagagagggtatGCACCAGGCATGaggccacacagcacagcagAGGGCTAAGGCTCACAGCAGGATGACCTACACCAGCGctctgcaaactttttctgtaaaggggccAATAGTAAATTTTTAGGCTTTGACCTGAAAGCTCACTTAAGTCCAAATGCGCTCTGGCCATACGTCCAGAGACCAAATCAGTCTGTGTTACatcatctcctttttcttttacaacccttttaaaaatgcaaaaaccacTCCACATCCAGCAGGATGGCTATAAGAAAGACAACAGAACAAGTGTTGTTGAGGATTGGGAGAAATCGGAACTCTCacacactgctagtgggaatagaaaatttggaaaatagtctggcagttcTTCCGAAGATTAAACAAttatcagcaattccactccaagaTATctgcccaggagaaatgaaaacatgcatgCACACGagaacttgtacatgaatgttcacagcagccaaaaagtggaaaccacCATAGTGTCCGTCGACGGGtgatggataaacacaatgtggtccatccatacagtggaatattagccttaaaagggaaggagattctgacacctgctacaacgttCATGGACCTTGgggacatgatgctcagtgagagaagccagacacaaaaggataaatcTTGTGTGATCCCACTCATATGAGTcatcaaatccacagagacaggaagtagatggtgggggccagggtCTGGGGGACGGGATGGAGAGTCAGTATTTGATGGggtcagagtttcagtttgggaagatgagaaagttgtGGGGATGGATGGTGGGGACGCCTGCGCGacagtgtgaatgtgcttaatgccattGAGCTGTGCgcttacaaatggttaaaatggcaacttttatatacattttatcgcaattaaaaacaaaaacaggctgtGCACAGATGTGGCCCTCGGGCTGACCGCTCTGCTTTAGTAGCTCGTGGCTGGTGGGGACGCTTCCCTGTTCAATCCCCACTGGGTCCCCAGGCACCTGGTGTCCTGCGGGGATGGGGACCTCAGACACGAAGTACCTGGAAGATGCTGGCTCCGTATGGCGTCCTCCAGGCATTGAGCAGGTTGTCCTTCCCGGTGCTCACGAACCACCGCcctgggggaaggagggcagggagtTCAGGAGCGGGGCAGACCTGAGGaagccagggctgggggctgtgggCAGAGGCCGGGCAGCCTGGTCTGGCCTCTCTTCTCGCTCCCTTTCTCACACCTCTGCCCGTCTCTGGGGGACAGGAGGCCCCTTAGCTGATGCTCGAGCTTCCCCCCCACATTCCAGATACTGAAGCCAAGACCCCAAAGGGCTCCAACTGGCCTTCAAGAAGGGGGAGCCCCAGGAGAATGTTGTCAGATAATAAGAGGGTGCCCAGTTACATTTGATTCCGAGATCAATCACACATCATTTTTAGTACCAGTGGGTCCCATATAGTACATTCTCTGTTTgttcggctttttttttttaagtatatgtaAGTTCCATGAAATACTTGGGACATATCTatatactaaaacaaacaaaaaaaaattttagtgtaAGTATAGCCCATGCACTATTTGAGATATACCTGCACTAACACATTAGTtgctttttagtataagtatgtcccacgTATTTGGGGGACATACTTATGCTAATAAATTATGTGTTgtttagtgtaagtatgtcccacaAAATACTTGGGATATACTTACTTATGCTAACAAATTCTTTGTCCTTTAGAGTATGTCCCACGCAATACTTAGAATGGGACAAGGAATGATTGTTTACCTAAGATTCAAATTAAACCAGGGACCCCCTTTTTCTGtcgtgggttttttttggttgtggttGTGTTTTGGCAACCCTGCCCCAGCTCCCCGGAGTCCCCACCCCAGACCGGCAGACACACACCACAGGAGGCAAATTTGAGGGAGAGCACACAGCTCTCGTGAAGATGCAGCTGGTATTTCTCGGGCTTTCGGACGTGCAGGATCTCCACGTTGCTGCTCTCCATGCCGACCGCCAGCCAGTCCTGGTTGGGGCAGTGGCCCAGGGAAAAAATCTGGGGGTGAAGAGGGAAGAGACGAGATGAAAAACCCCTTGGGATGTGGGGGGGGATGCCCAGAGCTGGGGGgccagggcggggaggggagatGTCCAACACTCTCCCGCTGCAGCTCCCGCGTGGAGAAGCAGCTGGCCCTGGGCCTGGAGCGCAGCAGGCAACTGCGTGTTGAATCATTAATATTAATCAGAATTACACGGAACCCTGGGGCCTCATATCCATTATCTGCTCTGAACGCACAACagctctgggagggagggagggagggagggggcaacgCCAGCAAGGACAGTAGCTCCCCTTCAGCAGATGGTGGAAGGGAAGCTGAGGCCACATCcagctcaaggtcacatggcaaGTCCATCAAAGACCAGGCCTTCTGACTCCCAACTTGGAACTTTCCCCACTTGCCAACACCAATTTTTACTTTGATTTGAAAGTACGCAGTGGCTTCATCAGTCTGTGCCCCATGCCCAGCACCGCACAGAAAGGTGTAAGGCCCTCACCCATCCTAAGCCTCTCAAAGTCTTACTGACAAATGAGACATGTGTGGAAAGAACCATAAATTCACAGCAAAGCCTGGAAGGTTTCACATGTTCCTGGCCATACAGAAGTGTTCCTGTATAAAGAAGGGCCCGGTGGGATGCGAGATATTCACCATGGGATCACCAGATACGTATGCCACCCATCTAAATTTTGGGGACACGGGATGGACAACTATACCCACCTGCACCCCTGATTTCCCTATCAAAGGAAGCTTCAAGCTAAAGAgaaggtaaaaaaagaaagagtttggGGGCTAGTGCCCACCAGATTTCAAGGAGGGGGCAAATTGGagatgggttttgaaggatgtgtAGGAGTTTACCaatgggagaaaggaaaggaaaggcatGTCAGCCAGAGGGAACAGTAAGTGGGGAGGTCCAGAGGTATCACAGGGCATGGTGTGTGTGAGACTAGAGCACAGAGGTCTTAAAGAACAGGCCAAGGAGCTCACAACCTGCCCCCAAGGCAATGGGAGACAGGATCTGGGTCCAGGGTATCTGAGACCTGTCCTTGACTCTTTGCTCAGCCCTGGGGAGCCCCATGATTCTGTCCAACCCCTTCACCACATCCTTCAATCTGGCCTTCCACAGCACCCCCAATAGAGACCTCTCTGTGTCCGGCTCCTATCTGTCCCCTGGGGTCAGCAGCTCCCCCACGATGAGTCCTGGTGGGGAGCGGTGGTCAGGAGCTCTCAGTAGGGTCAAGGGGTTGAAGGCTGGGAGGAGAAACCAGCTACACAAGAGACAAAGGAACAGAGGAATGGCTTGGCAAGAGCATCTGGGAAGATGATCTGAGGGTCTTAGTAGCCCCACAGCTTGATACGAATCAGCTCCTTTGTGCTTCCCTGTACTGTCTTTGAAGAATTAAAGAGGAAGGTCTGTGGATTTGTCTCAAGGACAAGAAAGATGGACACAGAGAGCAGGTAGTTGGTCCTGCCCGGCATCTGGAAGTGGGTGcctcagggggagaggaagggaggccaGATTCCTAGAGCTTGTGTCCCCCTTCTGCCAGATCCCATGCAGCACCTGGGAGCTGAAGTCATGCTGCTGCAGCTGGCGGCCCTCCCGCAGGTCCCAGCAGCGCACGGTGTTGTCCAGGCCCCCTGTCCAGAGCCGAGTGCCATAATCAGAAATGTCGATGCAGCTGGCCCCATCCGTGTGGCCCTGGAATTGCCTGGAGGAAGGAGGGCCCAGGTGTCCATCCTGGAGGTGGTGCTGTTTCAGCATCCTCCCAGGTCGCTCCCACAGCACAAAGGGGAGACGGCAGgggcttgcccgaggtcacaggtCACCGGCCACCCACCTGACCATGGTCTGGTTCTGCAGGTCCCAGACCACGATGTTGCCGTCGCTGCAGCAGGAAAAGCAGACCTTGGCGTCGGGGCTGACGGCCAGGGCGTAGCAGGCGGGCGCCGAGGAGGTCAGCTCCGCCTTGATGCGAGGGGTGGGGGCCGCCAGGTCCCAGATGGACAAGGTGCTGGCCTCACCACCCACTATCAGACTCCGGCCGTCCGGCAGCAGCTTGCAGGAACGAATGTAGTTGTCCCGGttctgggaggggagagaagcaaGGGCGTGGGGTAGGACCCTCAGCCATGCCTGCCGGAGCCCAGCTGAAGAAGCCACCCCAGCTGGCCTGTAAGCTCTGCCCCTGGTTGGCCTATAAACTCCACCCTATTGGCCTTAATCTCCAATCCTGTTGGACTGTAAGTTCCACCCTCATTAGCCTATAAATCCTGCCCCTGGTTGGCCCATAAGCTCCACCCCATTGGCCCATAAGCCCCAACCCTGTTGGGCTATAATCTC
It encodes:
- the TLE6 gene encoding transducin-like enhancer protein 6 gives rise to the protein MAHPEAGLPAQNYQDALDQLKQHFPRFPTHLTTQMDSAYYLLQEIRQGLQEHRKQAENFLQIVETCGQSLGFQLQEHQGNQAFPSEQPNQDPQHPEAKTAQPSSLQGPDFEDIMATRSSDWLQQTPGVDDDAGHQLDMRPSWDSEPRFWQDVLTEQLWQIFAGTQDQGERPRRRTTEQAPGQESQEPAPRHLGVKLLPKDTLVLSPATPSPSSSEGSRKGSTGLGTVGEGVFSRVAQELAVKSYQFLKPICWDPEDFENTWNGPDALPWQSKKLAVPHRVEKMRRLEHGEPVLATAVSSFTRHAFTCGRGGVKVWSLVGQVVEAKFPESYLRVQTQGAYLRTCLLFSNSTALLTGGHNLTSVSLWDLTAPSLYVRVELPCAGLTCQALAASPEDNLAFAGFTNGSVRIWDLRNQSVVRDLPGHLNGAKSIAVKDQHIWTGGLDACLRCWDLRTTGEPQEYQFESQIMSLSPSPWEDWVLVGTANGQQWLQPSLGGQKHMVGCKDGTILGLKFSPLGQWWVSVGTDNLVSVFSMPMGTTVVQVPETSSIMCCDVSPSNHLIVTGSRDHASVYQITY